ACTTAACCCAACATCTCACGACACGAGCTGACGACAACCATGCACCACCTGTAAACCGGCCACAAGTGGGGGACCTGTTTCCAGGTCTTACCGGTTCATGTCAAGCCTTGGTAAGGTTCTTCGCGTTGCATCGAATTAATCCGCATGCTCCGCCGCTTGTGCGGGCCCCCGTCAATTCCTTTGAGTTTTAGCCTTGCGGCCGTACTCCCCAGGCGGGGCACTTAATGCGTTAGCTACGGCGCGGAAAACGTGGAATGTCCCCCACACCTAGTGCCCAACGTTTACGGCATGGACTACCAGGGTATCTAATCCTGTTCGCTCCCCATGCTTTCGCTCCTCAGCGTCAGTTAATGCCCAGAGACCTGCCTTCGCCATCGGTGTTCCTCCTGATATCTGCGCATTTCACCGCTACACCAGGAATTCCAGTCTCCCCTACATCACTCTAGTCTGCCCGTACCCACTGCAGACCCGGGGTTGAGCCCCGGGCTTTCACAGCAGACGCGACAAACCGCCTACGAGCTCTTTACGCCCAATAATTCCGGATAACGCTTGCGCCCTACGTATTACCGCGGCTGCTGGCACGTAGTTAGCCGGCGCTTCTTCTGCAGGTACCGTCACTTTCGCTTCTTCCCTGCTGAAAGAGGTTTACAACCCGAAGGCATTCGTCCCTCACGCGGCGTCGCTGCATCAGGCTTTCGCCCATTGTGCAATATTCCCCACTGCTGCCTCCCGTAGGAGTCTGGGCCGTGTCTCAGTCCCAGTGTGGCCGGTCACCCTCTCAGGCCGGCTACCCGTCGTCGCCTTGGTGGGCCATTACCCCAACCAACAAGCTGATAGGCCGCGAGTCCATCCAAAACCGCATAAAGCTTTCCACGAACCGCCATGCGGTGGTCCGTCGTATCCGGTATTAGACCCGGTTTCCCAGGCTTATCCCGAAGTCAAGGGCAGGTTACTCACGTGTTACTCACCCGTTCGCCACTAATCATTCTGTGCAAGCACAGAAGTCATCGTTCGACTTGCATGTGTTAAGCACGCCGCCAGCGTTCATCCTGAGCCAGGATCAAACTCTCCGTAAATGTTCATACAGACACAATGCCGGGGCCAAGGAAAATTGGCCGCCAGGCACTGCACTAAATTCGAAACCAGCTAAAAAAACCATTCCAGCCCACGGGGTGGGCGGAACAGTCGATTCAACCAATTAAAATAAATTGGTATCAATAAACTTGGCACACTATTGAGTTCTCAAACAACAGACGCAATCCGAAAATACTCGGGAAAACAATGTTTTCCTTTTCTTCTTCGCTGCAAGGTTTTCCATCTTATTCCATTCCGGCGTTTTCCGCAATTCCCGGTTTTCCTTATCGGAAGCCCGGGAAAGCGTGTCAACCGCCGTTCCGGCCCAGCAAAAAGCCGGAGTCTTTCCTGCCGGCCCCGTGAAGGGCGCACCAGAGAAACTCTGTTTTTTGGTGGGTTTGGCCGCCATGCTTCGGGCGCTTATTTCAGCGTCCCGGCCGCGGCGACTCGTCTATCTTTGCACACCCGGCCCGGTCCCCGCAAACCGTTTCGAAGTGACCTGCCGCACCCCTGCCCAGTCGCCTACTCGCCGTGGAGATAGGCCAGCTGCGCGGCCACGGACAATTCCGCGGCAGCCCGGACATTGGCCGGCACATCGGAGTAGACCAGGTCGGCTACTTCAGCTGTTCCGGCGTCCGGGCCGGCCGACTCCAGTGCGGCGCGGATTTGTTCCAGCCGCTCCTCCCGGTGGTCCCGGTAGGTCAGGACCGTTGAACTCAGATCCGGCAGGACCGGCCCGTGGCCCGGAAGCGCGGTGGCCGGGCCCAGGTCCGAGAGCATGGAAAGCGTCAACAGATAGTCGCCCAGTGTTCCATCCGGGAAGTCCAGCACGGTGGTGCCCCGGCCCAGGATCGTGTCCCCCGTCAGGACGGACCCGTTGGGGCCGTCGTCGGGAAGGAAAAAGCAAAGCGAATCCGAGGTATGCCCGGGCGCTGCCAGCACCCGGATCTCCACTCCGGCGGCCCGGATCACTTCGTCGGGGCGCAGGGGCTCCCCCGCAACACAGTACGCAGGGTCGAAAGCCCGCACCGGTGCACCGGTCAGTTCCGCGAACCTGCGGCTTGCCTCGGTGTGGTCGGCATGCCGGTGGGTTATGAGCACCAGCTCCACCGTTCCCGCCGAGGCCAGTGCCTGCAGGTGCTCCTCATCCAGCGGTCCCGGATCTACCACCACCGTGCTTCCGGACTCCGGGGCAGTCAGCACATAGCTGTTGGTTCCATCCAGCGACATGGGTCCCGGGTTCGGCGCAAGGCGCACACGGGTCAAGTCACTGCTGCGGACCAGTCCGGATTCCGGAAGCGCGGAGGCGGGCATGCCGGTCCTAGGCCAGACGGGTCAGCCAGCCGTGGGTATCCTCCACGGTGCCGTTCTGGATGCCGAGCAGCTGCTCGCGGATGGACATGGTGACTTCGCCGGGCTTTGCATCGGCGGAGCCGATTACCTCAGTCTCGGACTTGAGCTGGCCCACCGGAGTGATGACGGCGGCGGTGCCGCAGGCGAAGACCTCGGTGATTTCACCGGAGGCCACGCCGTCGCGCCATTCGTCCAGGGTGATCTTGCGTTCCTGGACATCCATGCCCCGGTCCCGGCCCAGCTGCAGAACCGATGAGCGGGTAATGCCGTGCAGGATGGTGCCGGAGAGCGACGGGGTCACCAGGCGCCCGTCCTTGAAGACGAAGAACACGTTCATGCC
This Arthrobacter sp. zg-Y20 DNA region includes the following protein-coding sequences:
- a CDS encoding MBL fold metallo-hydrolase, producing the protein MPASALPESGLVRSSDLTRVRLAPNPGPMSLDGTNSYVLTAPESGSTVVVDPGPLDEEHLQALASAGTVELVLITHRHADHTEASRRFAELTGAPVRAFDPAYCVAGEPLRPDEVIRAAGVEIRVLAAPGHTSDSLCFFLPDDGPNGSVLTGDTILGRGTTVLDFPDGTLGDYLLTLSMLSDLGPATALPGHGPVLPDLSSTVLTYRDHREERLEQIRAALESAGPDAGTAEVADLVYSDVPANVRAAAELSVAAQLAYLHGE